A stretch of Kyrpidia spormannii DNA encodes these proteins:
- the istB gene encoding IS21-like element helper ATPase IstB — protein MTEDAMETLKQHLKTLQLPYMREVVEREIENAVKMKLTYQAFLTRLVEAEVLQKTNRSIATKIHLARFPRICTLEEFDFSFQPSLHAAEIRELGELGFIHRKENVIFLGPPGVGKTHLAIALGVKACTARLRVAFFTASELADLLYASLADRSTPQKLASLSRYHLLIIDELGYMPMDKQRANLFFQLVSKRYETGSIILTTNMPFDEWDKVFGDTIASAAIIDRLVHHSHIFHIQGHSYRMKDKLKADASA, from the coding sequence GTGACCGAAGATGCGATGGAGACCCTGAAACAACATCTCAAAACGCTCCAACTGCCGTATATGCGGGAGGTGGTGGAACGGGAAATTGAGAACGCGGTGAAAATGAAGCTGACTTACCAAGCTTTTCTCACGCGGCTCGTGGAAGCGGAAGTGTTGCAGAAGACCAACCGGTCCATTGCCACGAAGATTCATCTGGCGCGATTCCCGCGGATCTGTACATTGGAGGAGTTCGATTTCTCGTTTCAACCTTCGCTCCATGCCGCGGAGATTCGGGAATTGGGAGAACTCGGCTTTATCCACCGAAAAGAAAACGTTATTTTCCTAGGTCCTCCAGGGGTTGGAAAAACGCACTTAGCGATTGCCCTTGGGGTCAAAGCGTGCACGGCCAGACTCCGGGTCGCGTTTTTCACCGCCTCTGAACTGGCGGATCTCTTGTATGCCAGTTTAGCGGATCGTTCCACGCCCCAAAAGCTGGCGTCGCTGAGCCGCTACCACCTGCTGATCATCGACGAGTTGGGCTACATGCCCATGGACAAGCAACGGGCGAACCTCTTTTTCCAGCTCGTCAGCAAGCGCTATGAGACGGGATCAATCATCCTGACGACCAACATGCCTTTTGACGAGTGGGACAAGGTGTTTGGCGATACAATTGCTTCTGCCGCCATCATTGATCGTCTGGTGCATCACAGTCACATTTTTCACATTCAGGGTCACAGTTACCGGATGAAGGACAAGCTCAAGGCCGATGCCTCCGCCTAA
- the istA gene encoding IS21 family transposase — MISIEDWTAIRALHARGVSIKAIARQLGISRNTVRRALRGDDPPKYVRKKPSARATDPFLEHIRQMYVEKQLIGTRIYAELQKMGYQGSLSAVHRCLQRLKKEQPHTEVRVQRMETAPGEQAQFDWSEYSVKIGGKEVKVYAYRYILSYSRMRYTHFALNQTLETVLEALECGIRHFGGVPERVLIDNAGQMVVDHRPDGAVRYHPEFLKVMGLYRMDPYACAPYRAQTKGKVERAFYMLEQHFLKGTEFKDFEDLITQGKSFDESENQRVHRRLGQTPLERFEADRAALRPLPERRYVDSVRVLRRVSRDGYISVDHVEYSVPPSYLGREVWVTQPRGAYVEMYGPDGTFLCRHVKSRDTGSIHTLPEHQAPHRERVSVRQRFCEVFPSGAAFYQGLTRRYAHNARYHAARILDMRSTYSDESIEMALKEALAYGATDEKVVLKLLANYPTKPAASSRNVEVQALSRRADTIRPLSYYSQLLH; from the coding sequence TTGATCTCTATCGAGGATTGGACTGCGATTCGAGCACTCCATGCCCGCGGTGTCAGTATTAAGGCGATTGCGCGGCAACTGGGAATTTCGCGCAACACTGTGCGTCGTGCCTTGCGGGGAGACGATCCACCCAAGTATGTGCGAAAGAAGCCGTCGGCTCGGGCAACAGACCCATTCCTGGAGCACATTCGACAGATGTACGTGGAAAAACAATTGATCGGAACACGAATCTATGCGGAGTTGCAGAAGATGGGGTACCAAGGTTCACTTTCTGCGGTTCACCGGTGTCTGCAGCGGCTGAAGAAAGAACAGCCGCACACCGAAGTGCGGGTTCAGCGGATGGAGACGGCTCCAGGTGAACAAGCCCAGTTCGACTGGTCGGAGTACTCAGTAAAGATAGGAGGCAAGGAGGTCAAGGTATACGCGTACCGTTACATTCTCAGTTATAGTCGAATGCGATACACGCACTTTGCGCTGAATCAAACGCTGGAGACGGTCCTGGAAGCTCTGGAGTGCGGGATTCGCCACTTTGGCGGTGTGCCTGAGAGGGTGCTGATCGACAATGCCGGTCAAATGGTCGTGGATCATCGGCCGGATGGAGCTGTACGGTACCACCCGGAATTTCTCAAGGTCATGGGACTGTACCGGATGGACCCGTATGCATGCGCCCCGTACCGCGCCCAAACGAAGGGGAAAGTGGAACGGGCCTTCTATATGCTGGAACAGCATTTCCTCAAAGGGACGGAGTTCAAAGACTTTGAGGACCTCATTACCCAAGGGAAGTCCTTTGACGAATCGGAGAATCAGCGGGTGCACCGCCGGTTGGGACAAACCCCGTTGGAGCGGTTTGAGGCGGACCGGGCGGCTTTACGGCCCCTCCCCGAGCGCAGGTATGTCGACAGTGTGCGCGTCTTGCGCCGCGTCAGCAGAGACGGATACATCTCCGTCGATCACGTGGAATACTCGGTCCCGCCCTCCTACCTCGGCCGGGAGGTGTGGGTGACGCAACCCAGGGGGGCATATGTCGAGATGTACGGCCCAGACGGCACCTTCTTGTGTCGGCACGTCAAATCGAGAGACACCGGCTCGATCCACACGCTGCCCGAACACCAGGCGCCTCACCGGGAGCGTGTCTCGGTTCGTCAGCGATTCTGCGAGGTGTTTCCCAGCGGTGCGGCATTCTACCAAGGGCTCACCCGTCGGTATGCCCACAACGCTCGGTACCATGCCGCCCGCATCCTGGACATGCGCAGCACCTATAGCGACGAGTCTATTGAAATGGCCCTGAAGGAGGCCTTGGCTTACGGAGCCACGGACGAGAAGGTCGTGTTGAAACTGCTGGCCAACTACCCGACAAAACCGGCCGCCTCTTCGAGAAACGTCGAGGTCCAGGCGTTATCTCGGCGCGCCGACACCATTCGCCCGTTGTCCTACTACAGTCAACTGTTGCATTAA
- the ltrA gene encoding group II intron reverse transcriptase/maturase has product MDKTKPYKISKHVVLEAFRRVKANRGAAGVDEESLGQFEANLKNNLYKIWNRMSSGSYFPPPVKAVEIPKKNGGTRILGVPTVADRVAQMVVKMYFEPKVEPYFHEDSYGYRPGKSAADALAVTRQRCWRYDWVLEFDIKGLFDNIDHELLMKAVRKHTDNPWVILYIERWLKAPFQLSDGTVVERTKGTPQGGVISPVLANLFLHYAFDKWMDKNHPDKPFARYADDAVAHCNSLEGAQKLRASLEKRFKECGLELHPTKTRIVYCKDDDRRREHPETKFDFLGYTFRPRRSKNRYGKHFINFTPAVSNKAKKAMRQTIHDWRMHLKPDKTLEDLSRMFNPVIRGWIQYYGRFYKSELYSVLRHMNRALVRWVRRKYKKFASHQRRATHWLGC; this is encoded by the coding sequence ATGGACAAAACAAAGCCGTACAAAATCTCTAAACATGTGGTGCTTGAGGCGTTCCGACGAGTCAAGGCGAACCGGGGAGCGGCTGGGGTAGACGAGGAAAGCCTAGGGCAGTTTGAGGCCAATTTGAAAAACAACCTCTACAAGATTTGGAACCGGATGTCCTCCGGCAGCTATTTTCCTCCACCAGTCAAGGCAGTGGAAATACCCAAGAAAAACGGAGGAACAAGGATTCTTGGAGTACCCACGGTGGCGGACCGCGTCGCACAAATGGTCGTGAAGATGTACTTCGAGCCCAAAGTGGAGCCATACTTCCATGAGGACTCTTATGGCTACCGGCCAGGGAAGTCGGCAGCGGACGCGCTTGCGGTCACCCGGCAAAGATGTTGGCGATACGACTGGGTACTGGAGTTTGACATCAAGGGGCTGTTTGACAACATCGACCACGAGCTGCTGATGAAGGCTGTTCGTAAACACACGGATAACCCATGGGTGATTCTGTACATTGAAAGATGGCTGAAGGCACCGTTTCAGTTGTCGGATGGGACCGTGGTGGAGCGAACGAAGGGTACGCCGCAAGGCGGTGTAATCAGCCCGGTGCTGGCTAATCTGTTTCTTCATTACGCGTTTGACAAATGGATGGACAAGAACCATCCGGACAAACCGTTTGCCCGGTATGCTGATGACGCGGTAGCACACTGTAATAGCCTGGAAGGTGCGCAGAAGCTACGAGCCAGCTTGGAAAAGCGGTTCAAAGAATGCGGGCTTGAACTCCATCCGACCAAAACGCGTATCGTCTATTGCAAAGATGACGATCGACGTAGGGAGCACCCGGAAACGAAATTTGATTTCCTGGGCTACACGTTTCGACCGCGAAGGTCCAAGAACAGATATGGCAAGCATTTCATCAACTTCACCCCAGCGGTAAGCAACAAGGCGAAGAAGGCCATGCGGCAGACGATTCACGATTGGCGCATGCATCTGAAGCCGGACAAGACCCTTGAGGATCTGTCCAGGATGTTCAATCCCGTCATTAGGGGCTGGATCCAATACTATGGGCGCTTCTACAAATCGGAACTGTACTCTGTGCTCCGGCACATGAACCGAGCTTTGGTTCGCTGGGTACGACGCAAATACAAGAAGTTTGCTAGCCACCAGCGGCGGGCGACACACTGGCTCGGGTGTTGA
- a CDS encoding acyl-CoA dehydrogenase family protein produces MLLSYTREHEMYRESLRKFLQKEVEPYFREWEKDRQVPREVWKAFGRQGFLCPWLPEEYGGSGVGFEYALILIEEMSRADVDIPISLHSEVVVPYLYSYGNDEQKRRWLPGCASGDLITAVAMTEPDAGSDLAALRTTAVRDVDTYILNGQKVFITNGWDCDLVIVACKTGNDPKPHRNISLLVVEEGTPGFIKAKKLNKMGRHTEGTAELVFEDCRVPARNLLGQEGKGFYYLMEKLQQERLIASMGSLCAAEKMFQEGLEYAKTRRAFGQPIGSFQHNSFKLAEMATEVEIARTFVERLVMEHIQGRELVMEASMAKWWVSEMANRVAAQVLQLHGGYGYMEEYPICRHYQNVRVDTIYAGTNEIMKSIIAKRLGL; encoded by the coding sequence ATGTTGCTGTCTTATACGCGCGAGCACGAGATGTATCGAGAATCGCTGAGAAAATTCCTGCAAAAAGAGGTTGAGCCGTATTTTCGGGAATGGGAGAAGGACCGCCAGGTACCTCGGGAGGTGTGGAAGGCGTTCGGAAGGCAGGGGTTTTTGTGCCCGTGGTTACCCGAGGAATACGGGGGCAGCGGAGTCGGATTTGAGTATGCGTTGATTTTGATTGAAGAAATGTCCCGGGCGGATGTGGATATCCCGATTTCTCTGCATTCCGAGGTGGTGGTCCCGTACTTGTACTCCTACGGGAATGATGAACAAAAACGCCGGTGGTTGCCGGGGTGTGCCTCCGGGGATTTGATCACCGCGGTGGCCATGACCGAACCGGACGCCGGGTCGGATTTGGCAGCCCTTCGTACGACCGCGGTACGGGATGTGGATACGTATATCTTGAACGGGCAAAAAGTGTTTATCACCAATGGCTGGGATTGCGACCTCGTGATCGTGGCTTGCAAGACCGGAAATGACCCGAAACCCCACCGAAACATCAGTTTATTGGTGGTGGAGGAAGGAACTCCGGGTTTTATCAAGGCGAAAAAACTTAACAAGATGGGACGCCACACGGAAGGGACTGCGGAACTCGTATTCGAAGACTGCCGGGTGCCGGCCAGGAATTTACTGGGTCAAGAAGGCAAGGGATTTTATTATTTGATGGAAAAATTGCAGCAGGAACGGTTGATCGCATCGATGGGATCGCTGTGCGCGGCCGAGAAGATGTTTCAGGAAGGCCTGGAGTATGCGAAGACGCGCCGGGCGTTCGGACAACCCATTGGATCTTTTCAGCACAACAGCTTCAAATTGGCTGAAATGGCGACGGAGGTCGAGATCGCCCGTACCTTCGTGGAACGGCTGGTGATGGAACACATTCAAGGTCGGGAGTTAGTGATGGAGGCATCGATGGCAAAATGGTGGGTGTCAGAGATGGCCAACCGGGTGGCCGCCCAGGTGCTTCAGTTGCACGGGGGGTACGGGTACATGGAAGAGTATCCGATCTGCCGACACTATCAAAATGTCCGGGTGGATACGATTTATGCCGGGACGAACGAGATCATGAAAAGCATCATTGCGAAACGGCTGGGTTTGTAA
- a CDS encoding AMP-binding protein, whose product MKERSWHRHWPKGLPWSLSYPDVSVGAIFKGSARRFGQKAALVYRSQVYSFSELYRDSLRFASALNRMGLGKGDVIAIHLFNMPQYVIAYYGILLSGAVFTPISPLLPVDDVAFQLRDSEASALITHERLAGVARQAVEGTGVKRVFVTGDEEMGPPFRPIDTGSLDDGWLSLGKVLCQESPMEPDVPFRPGEDLAHLAYTGGTTGRPKGVMLTHRHVVANTVQYAAWGTGCLPRVEDGGLVLEPVDPALIGENAEYRTALGEAILVNITPWFHAMGTIGYLNHPILTGTTIVLHSRFDPRTYLEDARRYQATTLGGAPAVFHALLRQIDSGNEVFPSVRHISSGAGPLPVETIARLQQHFPEAVVVEAYGMTEVTMGATSNPSGRSGLRKPGSVGIPVFDTDCKIAPVGRGEGSLPAGEIGEVCIRGPQVMKGYYRKPEETAEVLRNGWMHTGDLGRLDEDGYLYIVDRIKDMILYKGYNVYPRELEELLHSHPAVAQAAVVGKPDREAGEIPKAYVVRRPNSGVSPEELMGFVNASVAPYKRLREIVFVGQLPVSGAGKVLKRVLREQEEQGGHI is encoded by the coding sequence GTGAAGGAGCGGTCATGGCATCGGCATTGGCCGAAGGGATTGCCTTGGTCCTTATCATATCCCGATGTTTCGGTGGGGGCCATCTTTAAGGGAAGTGCCCGACGATTCGGACAGAAGGCCGCCCTGGTTTACAGGTCCCAGGTCTACTCGTTTTCGGAATTATACCGGGATTCCCTTCGCTTTGCATCAGCACTAAACAGGATGGGTCTCGGCAAGGGGGATGTCATTGCGATCCATCTCTTTAACATGCCTCAATATGTGATCGCGTATTATGGAATCCTGTTGAGCGGGGCTGTGTTCACGCCGATCAGTCCCTTGCTGCCAGTGGACGATGTCGCATTTCAGCTCCGGGATAGTGAGGCGTCGGCGCTGATCACCCACGAACGTCTGGCCGGGGTGGCGCGGCAGGCCGTAGAAGGTACCGGAGTGAAGCGGGTATTTGTCACGGGGGATGAAGAGATGGGTCCACCCTTCCGACCGATCGATACCGGATCTTTGGATGACGGCTGGCTGAGTCTTGGGAAGGTGTTATGTCAAGAAAGTCCTATGGAGCCCGATGTTCCCTTTCGGCCGGGGGAAGATCTGGCTCATTTGGCGTACACCGGGGGCACGACGGGCCGCCCCAAGGGGGTCATGTTGACTCACCGCCATGTCGTGGCCAACACGGTTCAATATGCCGCCTGGGGAACGGGTTGCCTGCCCAGGGTCGAGGACGGCGGTTTGGTACTGGAGCCGGTTGACCCAGCCCTCATCGGTGAGAACGCCGAATATCGCACGGCCCTTGGTGAAGCCATTCTCGTCAATATTACGCCGTGGTTTCACGCCATGGGGACGATCGGCTACCTGAACCACCCGATTCTAACCGGGACGACGATCGTGTTGCACTCGAGATTTGACCCAAGGACCTATCTCGAGGATGCGCGCCGGTATCAGGCGACCACTTTGGGAGGCGCGCCAGCCGTTTTCCACGCCCTCCTTCGGCAAATCGACTCAGGAAACGAGGTATTTCCCTCTGTCCGTCACATCAGCTCCGGAGCGGGCCCCTTGCCGGTGGAAACGATTGCTCGATTACAGCAGCATTTTCCGGAGGCCGTGGTGGTGGAGGCATATGGGATGACCGAAGTCACCATGGGTGCGACGTCGAATCCGTCGGGCCGCAGCGGTTTGCGCAAACCCGGCAGTGTCGGCATCCCGGTTTTTGACACCGATTGCAAAATTGCCCCAGTTGGCCGAGGGGAAGGGTCGTTGCCTGCGGGGGAGATCGGCGAGGTTTGCATTCGAGGTCCTCAGGTGATGAAAGGGTATTATCGCAAACCTGAAGAAACGGCCGAGGTTCTTAGGAACGGGTGGATGCACACGGGAGATTTAGGGCGGCTGGATGAAGACGGTTATTTATACATCGTGGATCGGATCAAAGACATGATCCTGTATAAAGGTTATAACGTCTATCCCCGGGAACTGGAAGAGCTTCTGCACAGCCATCCGGCGGTGGCCCAGGCCGCGGTGGTGGGCAAGCCGGATCGCGAAGCGGGTGAGATCCCCAAAGCTTACGTGGTTCGACGCCCGAATAGCGGGGTTTCGCCGGAGGAGTTGATGGGCTTTGTCAACGCCTCTGTCGCGCCTTATAAAAGGCTGCGGGAGATCGTATTTGTCGGTCAGTTGCCCGTGAGCGGCGCAGGCAAGGTGTTAAAGCGGGTCTTGCGGGAACAGGAAGAACAAGGAGGTCATATCTGA
- the yunB gene encoding sporulation protein YunB, whose amino-acid sequence MRFGRRFRAGFRRRGPAGRRSLVLAAAGILGFLVLAFYVLDYNIRPVFVDIAKGMARRLAADAINRALVQTVQQGVDYSRLVTLQTDRNGRVIGATLNEQEVLRLQTDVTTRVQAVVDHLATQQINVPIGQAMNSSIFSTFGPMIPVSIVPFGSAESEVQQTTKQAGINQTIHEVDIKVQARIQILAPFVAEPLDVQTSVPVAYMVLVGEVPQYFFDARGLPFYPPGFGVVPPIPGTSSTGAGVPPAGSNTPQAGSNLPSTGSTPPESPGSTSTGGRASGGSGPSGSSSAPSVPPL is encoded by the coding sequence ATGCGATTTGGCCGCCGTTTTCGCGCTGGATTTCGGCGCCGGGGCCCGGCCGGCCGCCGGTCGTTGGTACTGGCCGCCGCGGGAATTCTCGGCTTTCTGGTTCTGGCGTTCTACGTACTTGATTATAATATTCGTCCCGTTTTTGTGGATATCGCGAAAGGGATGGCCCGAAGGTTGGCTGCGGATGCCATCAACCGGGCGCTCGTGCAGACGGTCCAGCAAGGCGTCGATTACTCGAGACTCGTTACTTTGCAAACGGACAGGAACGGCCGGGTGATCGGAGCCACGCTGAACGAACAAGAGGTGCTTCGCCTGCAGACGGATGTCACCACCCGGGTGCAGGCGGTGGTCGATCACCTGGCCACCCAACAGATCAATGTCCCCATCGGGCAGGCGATGAACAGTTCCATTTTCTCGACCTTCGGTCCGATGATTCCCGTGTCGATCGTGCCCTTTGGCAGCGCAGAATCGGAAGTCCAGCAGACCACGAAACAGGCGGGGATCAACCAAACCATTCATGAGGTGGACATTAAAGTCCAAGCCCGTATTCAGATCCTCGCACCTTTTGTGGCGGAACCGCTGGACGTTCAGACGAGTGTGCCAGTGGCGTATATGGTCTTGGTCGGTGAAGTTCCCCAGTATTTCTTCGACGCCCGGGGACTGCCATTTTATCCACCCGGATTCGGTGTGGTCCCGCCGATTCCCGGGACGTCGTCCACGGGGGCGGGCGTGCCCCCGGCGGGCTCGAACACCCCCCAGGCGGGTTCGAATCTTCCATCGACGGGCTCAACGCCCCCTGAGAGCCCGGGTTCCACTTCGACGGGAGGGAGGGCCTCGGGGGGATCGGGGCCCTCCGGTTCGAGCAGTGCGCCCTCGGTGCCACCTCTTTGA
- a CDS encoding M48 family metallopeptidase yields the protein MPFVDLNGELLEYSLIFRPNKKRLTLRVGWDGTIRVSAPLGVAIGTIEEFLRQKAKWIFAKRTEFARLRASVPKKTYSPGDVFHFLGQPYPLHIKETLVGTPGSLQLSEGHFCAEINPSWDAETRRERLSHLFREWYQRAGYHWALRRIAVYGEKLHCFPAKVAIRDQKTRWGSCTSKGAIYLNWRIFMAPRHVVDYVIVHELAHLRHFDHSPRFWELVESVLPTYADAKAWLKEHGLTLDL from the coding sequence ATGCCTTTTGTCGACTTGAACGGCGAACTCCTGGAATACTCGCTGATTTTCCGCCCCAATAAAAAACGCCTCACCCTTCGCGTGGGTTGGGACGGGACCATTCGCGTTTCGGCTCCCCTGGGGGTCGCCATCGGAACCATCGAGGAATTCCTCCGCCAAAAGGCAAAATGGATCTTCGCCAAACGGACGGAATTTGCCCGGCTTAGGGCGAGTGTTCCGAAAAAAACTTACTCCCCTGGAGACGTTTTTCACTTTCTCGGTCAACCCTACCCGCTCCACATCAAAGAGACCCTTGTGGGCACCCCGGGGTCCCTGCAACTGAGTGAAGGGCATTTTTGTGCGGAGATCAACCCATCCTGGGATGCCGAAACCCGCCGGGAACGTTTATCGCATCTGTTTCGCGAGTGGTATCAGAGGGCCGGGTATCACTGGGCACTGCGCAGAATCGCTGTTTATGGGGAAAAGCTTCACTGTTTCCCGGCGAAGGTGGCCATTCGGGATCAAAAAACCCGCTGGGGAAGTTGTACATCAAAGGGTGCGATCTATTTGAACTGGCGAATATTCATGGCACCCCGTCACGTTGTGGACTACGTCATTGTTCACGAACTGGCTCATCTGCGCCATTTCGATCACTCGCCCCGCTTTTGGGAACTTGTGGAATCGGTGCTGCCCACGTACGCCGACGCCAAAGCCTGGCTGAAAGAGCATGGCTTGACCCTCGATTTATGA
- a CDS encoding Hsp20/alpha crystallin family protein has protein sequence MPLPLPVDPLRHLESFRRDVGRLLDPEVWRTGWVSGALPRVDVYETGNQVVVSCDIPGLRKADDLEIDVDDDRVHLSGVIEGDEERRDDDFLQRERFYGRFSRTVALPVEVKPESARASYRNGVLEIRMDKAQPSRGRRVNIEFH, from the coding sequence ATGCCACTTCCGTTGCCGGTGGACCCCCTGCGTCACCTGGAGTCTTTCCGGCGGGACGTCGGACGTTTACTGGACCCCGAGGTCTGGCGTACCGGTTGGGTCTCAGGGGCGCTTCCTCGGGTTGACGTGTACGAAACCGGGAATCAGGTGGTGGTTTCCTGCGATATTCCCGGTCTGCGCAAAGCGGACGACCTTGAAATCGACGTCGACGACGATCGGGTTCATTTAAGCGGGGTTATTGAAGGAGACGAGGAACGCCGGGACGACGATTTTCTCCAAAGAGAACGGTTTTATGGCCGTTTCTCCCGGACCGTCGCCCTGCCGGTGGAAGTCAAGCCAGAATCGGCCCGGGCGTCGTACCGCAATGGCGTTCTCGAGATCCGCATGGATAAGGCGCAGCCGTCCCGGGGGCGCCGGGTGAACATTGAGTTTCATTGA
- the tyrS gene encoding tyrosine--tRNA ligase, translating to MEAFDLSAEQEAEVARQLDVIRRGAAEIVPEEELVEKVRRSVSSGKPLRVKLGLDPTAPDIHLGHTVVLQKLRQFQDLGHEVYLVIGDFTGRIGDPTDKSETRRQLTEEQVRANAKTYEEQLFKVLDPGRTHVVFNSTWLAPLTFAEVIRLAASTTVARMLEREDFHKRFYGSLPISLHEFFYPLMQGYDSVALRADVELGGTDQKFNLLMGRTLQKEFGQSQQAAVMVPLLEGLDGEKKMSKSLGNYIGLDDPPRDMYGKAMSIPDSLTVKYFELVTDLSNDELDRLKVDLTEGRLHPRDAKMRLAKTLVRMYHGPNAAEDAEDHFRTIFQERQLPSDIEERQIPPGPVWIVRLLVENGLAGSNGEARRLIEQGGVRVDDERIDSPDREIEPREGMVVQVGKRRFLRFRIRS from the coding sequence ATGGAAGCGTTCGACTTGTCCGCGGAACAGGAGGCGGAAGTGGCCAGACAACTCGATGTCATTCGCAGGGGTGCCGCGGAGATTGTACCCGAAGAGGAACTGGTGGAAAAGGTGCGCCGGTCGGTGTCCAGCGGAAAGCCGCTGCGGGTCAAATTGGGATTGGATCCCACCGCCCCGGATATTCATTTGGGGCACACGGTGGTGCTGCAAAAGCTACGCCAGTTCCAGGATCTCGGACACGAAGTGTATTTGGTGATCGGGGATTTCACCGGCCGCATCGGAGATCCTACAGACAAATCGGAGACGCGCCGCCAACTGACCGAGGAGCAGGTGCGGGCCAACGCGAAAACGTACGAGGAACAACTCTTCAAGGTGCTCGATCCCGGCCGTACCCACGTCGTGTTCAACTCGACCTGGCTGGCGCCCCTCACCTTCGCCGAGGTGATTCGGCTGGCGGCTTCTACCACAGTGGCGCGGATGCTGGAGCGGGAGGATTTTCACAAACGATTTTATGGGAGTTTGCCGATCAGCCTGCACGAGTTTTTCTATCCGCTCATGCAGGGATACGATTCCGTCGCCCTGCGGGCGGACGTGGAGCTTGGGGGAACAGATCAGAAATTCAACCTGTTGATGGGCCGGACGCTTCAGAAGGAGTTTGGGCAGTCCCAACAGGCGGCGGTGATGGTGCCCCTGCTCGAAGGGCTCGACGGCGAGAAAAAGATGAGCAAAAGCCTCGGCAATTACATCGGCCTGGATGATCCGCCCCGGGACATGTACGGGAAAGCCATGTCGATCCCGGATTCGTTGACGGTGAAATATTTTGAGCTCGTGACGGATCTGTCCAATGACGAGTTGGACCGGTTAAAAGTAGATTTGACAGAAGGACGGCTGCACCCGAGGGATGCCAAGATGCGCCTCGCCAAAACTTTAGTCCGCATGTACCACGGTCCGAATGCCGCCGAAGATGCGGAAGATCATTTTCGAACTATTTTTCAGGAACGACAACTTCCCTCAGACATTGAAGAGCGGCAAATTCCCCCAGGGCCTGTCTGGATTGTTCGCCTTCTGGTGGAGAACGGGCTAGCCGGATCTAACGGAGAGGCCCGGCGGTTGATCGAACAAGGCGGAGTGCGGGTAGACGATGAACGGATCGACAGCCCGGATCGGGAGATCGAGCCGCGGGAGGGCATGGTGGTCCAGGTCGGCAAGCGCCGGTTTCTGCGTTTCCGCATCCGGTCTTGA